From Cucumis melo cultivar AY chromosome 3, USDA_Cmelo_AY_1.0, whole genome shotgun sequence:
CTGTAAAGCTACTTTCTTACCTGAGTTTGTTTGCTTTCAGGCCTTGAATTTGGAGAGGATGATTGGTATTGCCTGacatagcaggggactttacatccttaatGATGATACCTCCGGTAGTAGTATCTCTACGACTAGTTTATTGTCTTCCTATTTTAGCACCTCTGAACATGACTTTATGTTGCGGCATTTTCGGTTAGGTCACTCGAACTTTACgtatatgaaatatttgtttccccatctctttcttaaaatagatgtctcctcgttatcttgtgatgtgtaTTCGGGCAAAACAACATCGTGTTTCTTTCCCTCATAACCATATAAACCCACACAACTGTTTACCcttatccatagtgacgtttggggtccctccaaggtcaccacctcatctAGGAAAAGGTGGTTTGTAACCTTCATTGATGatcatacccgtcttacctgcGTTTACCTTATCACCGATAAATCTGGGCTTTCTgctatttttcaaaacttctatcacaccattgaaatacaattccataaaaaaaattgttattcttctgagtgataatggtcgagaattccaaaaccataaccttagtgaatttctagcctctaaggggattgttcaccaaaactcgtgtacctacactcctcaacaaaatggagtggccgagCGAAAAAATCGTCACCTTCTGAAAGTAGTCTGTTCTCTGCTTCCCACTTCCCTTCCTTCATACCTGTgaggagatgctattcttacagcagctcgtttaatcaatagaatgccttctcgtatcctctACCTTCAGACTCCTTTAGAATGTCTTAAGGAGTcctacccctctactcgtcttgtttTAGAGGTTCCTGTTCGTGTGTTTGGATGTATCATTTATGTCCATAGTTTTGGCcttaatcagaccaaatttacctcTTAGGCTCAGGCTTGTGtatttgttgggtatccccctCACCAGcatggttataaatgttttcacccgtcGTCTAGGAgatactttgtcactatggatgttactttaTGTGAGGATTGACCCTATTTTTCCATTAGCCATCTTTAGGGGGAGAGTATGAGTAAAGAGTCGAAcaacacctttgaatttatcgaacctactcctagtaccgtgtctgacattgatcctcacCCTATAATCCTACACACAGACCAAGTTCCTGGAAAAACATATTATAGGAGGAATCTCAAAAAGGAAGTCGGGTCCCCTATCAGTCAGCCGCCGGCTCCAATCCAAGACTCCAAACCTCATCGAgatcaaggtatggaaaaccctactgAACCTTGCACTAATAATATGATGAATGAGAATGACAtgtctgatgttgctgttcttgaaaatgtggaagaaaagaacAATGGTGATGAGACTAAAGTCAGAACAGAAACCACTAACAATGAAGCTGAATAGGGTAATACAGGGAAACTTGACAAGTATGATCCTTCTCTTGATCTTCCTATTGCACTGAGAAAAGGTACTAGGTCTTGTACAAAGCATTTCATATCTAATTATGTGTCATACGAGAATCTCTCACCACAGTTCAGAGCTTTTACTGCCAGCCCTGACTCTACCACAATGCCCAAAAATATTCATATTGCTTTAGAGTgccctgaatggaagaatgttgtcatggaagagatgaaagctcttaaaaagaataacacttgggagatctgtgctctacccaagggatACAAGCATGTGGGATGCAAAGGGTGttcactctcaaatacaaagcagatggaacacttgacagacacaaggcaaggttagttgcaaaaggatttactcagacctatggtgttgattattcagaaactttttctcctgttgctaagttgaatattGTCAGAGTCCTTCTTTCTGTTGCTgtaaacaaagattggcctctatatcAGCTGGATGCTAAAAAATGCTTTTCTGAATGGAGATCTAGTAGACGAGGTCTACATAAGCCCTCTGCCTGGTTTTGAAGCCTAGTTTGGTCAACAGGTTCGTAAACTCCAGAAATCCTTATATGGTATGAAACAGTCAAACCGAAACAGTCACCCAAaacatggtttgacagattcactacttTTGTCAAGTCCTAAGGACACTCTGATCacactttatttacaaaagttttcgAGATAGGGAAGATTGCAGTTCtgatagtttatgtggatgacatcgttttgtctggagatgatcaagcagaaatcagtcaacttaAGCAGAGAATGagtaatgaatttgaaatcaaggatttgggaaatctgaaatatttccttggaatgaaGGTGACCAGATCTAAAGAAGGCATCTctgtgtctcagagaaaatacacccttggtCTGCTAGCCGAGACAAGTATGTTCGGATGTCGTCCCGCTCAGTGGCGGATCTAGAAAATTTATAGTTtagttaaaataatttataaatgagtggttctaaaaattaataaatttactgAGTTTCGTACATCACAATTGTCCCCTACGAGATTTCATATTTTGAAATCGATACATAATAGCTTCATTATCTATCTTATCAAATAAATCTCTCTCAATATATGCTACAAGACAATCATGCATCCATTGGTCTTCCATTCGATTACGCAACTGAGTCTTTATAATGCTCATAGCAGAAAATGTCCTCTCCACGGTAGCCGTTGTAACTGGTAAGATCAATGCTAAGGTAAGCAACCGATAGACTAATGGGTAAACTTTATCTTTAGCTGTTATCACCATTTTTTGAGAAAGATCACCAATACTTGTTAACCTAACAAACATATTATCTGAACACACATCAATGATGTAATTTTGAAGCTGATCTTCAAGAATAAGAAGCTCCGTAGTTGAAAAATCTCTAGGATAAAATTGTGCAAGGCAAATGAGCTTTTGTCTGTCAAAAACCGTAAATGAGTTGCTTGGATTGAGACATGCCACACAAAGAAGCAACTCGGTGCTTTTCTCACTGAAACGATTATTTAACTCTTGAAGTTGCATGTCAATAACTGCATAAAAAATCTCAACACGATAATGATATATATTTGTGATTTCTTGAGAATTTCATCTTTGCCTCCCTCGAACTAAAAATGCAtgatccattttaagcatttaAATACCATGCTTATTACAAAAACTTGAAACTTCATCCAACAATGATTGCCATCCTGACTCTCTCATTAACTGTAATCTTACTTTACAAATCTTGACCAAATTCATTGCATTCACAATATCATGATCTTTTCTCTATAGTACTTGAGATAAATCATTTGTGATTCTCAAGATAGTTTTCATAAGATGCACATGAAAAACGAAGTCAAATGATTGGATTGAATTCATTAGAACCTTTGCTTCATATTTTTGTTCAGAATTTGATCCATCATCTATGATTATCTCAAGTACCTCACAAATGGATGAGAACATTGAAATACATCTCACCAAAGTGATGTAGTGTGATCCCCACCGTGTATCTCCTGGTCGTTTAATCATTGTTTCCTGATTTAATCCTCTTCCACTTGACAGCTCACCATTATTCAGAGCTTCAAAAGTGTTGGCACTATGTTTCTCTCTTAACATGTCTCGACGTTTTGCTGATGCACCAATAACATTCACCACATTtacaactaaaagaaaaagaccAACGATCTCTACATGATTTTTTGCAATAGCTACCAAAGCTAATTGAAGTTGATGAGAGAAACAATGAATGTAAAATGCACATTCATTTTCTCTCAAAATTAATGTTTTCAATCCATTAAATTCTCCTCGCATATTGCTTGCTCCATCATAACCTTGTCCACGCAAACTTGTCATGCTTAATCCATGTATAGAAAAGAATCCATCAATAGCTTCTTTAAGTGATAAAGAACTTGTATCGGTAACATGTACAATACCGACAAATTGCTTAATCACACACCCTTTGTCTACATATCTCAACACAATTGACATTTTCTCCTTTGAAGATATATCCTTCGACTCATcaatcaaaattgaaaacaacTTATCACCAATATCTTGTATGATTGAATTGACAATTTCTACTGCAATACAATTCACAATATCTTTTTGGATGTCTGGTGCAGTCAATTTCAAGTTTTCAGGAGCATTTTTCAAAGAAATGGCTTCAATATCTTTATTATGGTTGCATAACCATTGTAGGAGTTCAAGAAAGTTACCTTGATTTTTTGAATCTTCAGTTTCATCATGCCCACGAAATGGAAGACCTTGTTGTAACAAAAATCGAGCCAATCAATTGTTGCACCTAATCGAATCTGATAGTCAATTCTTGCTTGATTAGACATCTTGTTAAAAAATGTTGcaatttgttgtttttgattTAAAAGAGCTTCACATTTGCCCCAAGCTTGGTTATGTGCATTATTTGGTCCTCCAACATGAGTTTgcaatttctcttttttcttccaatttgAAAATCCTTCACCAACAAAATGGTCACGTCTTGATTGTTCTCCAACTTTTGGTTTGAATAAATAACAACATAAACAGTAGGCAGCATCTTTTGAAATACTATATTCCAACCAATTAGGATATTCAGTAAACCAAATTGGATTAAATCTTCTTGACTGTGACCCGAATTTCTTCAACGGAAAAGTATGATTTCGAGGTTGGCAAGGTCCTTTTTGTAGATATGCTCTACGAACTTCATCACGAATATTACAATTGTAATCAAGAATTCTAATCCTTAGACCAAGATTTGCTGGTAAATCTTCTAATTTTACTTCAGTGATGGACCTTTCATTACTATTATTACTTTTCTTCAAAGGAGATGATAGTTccatcaattttcttttaaaatatttctccaTTTAGATTTTCAACTGAATCTACAATAACATGGTAACGAGAATAAATCAAGAAGATATTGACATATAACAACAATATTATAACTTAAACAACCCAACAAGTTTATTTAAGTTTCATAAATTATTTCAAGAGTTAATAAAATAGGTATAAAACAAATGGactaatataaaaaataagaatgacttaaaatattaaaaccaaatgcataaaaataaaataacaaacttaaaaagagaagaaaataaatacaAAGCTTACCTTGTAAATTAGGAAATAAAGTTGAACAAGAAGCTAGCcaagaagaagttgaagaagGAATTTTTAAAGCTAAAACAAACAATAAGAATGGTCTTAAATATTAAAACGAATGGATATACATAAAACAACAAACTTAAGAATAAAacgaaaaagaaataaataaataaaaatttacctCACAAGCTATGAGAAGATGTTGAAGAAGATGTAGAAAAAGATGTTGAAGAAGATGTTGGAGAAGAAgcaaaaaaagttgaaaattttaaaaagttggaagttgataaaattaaaagactaacaaaaaaaaaattaagttgaagttttatgaaaataaaaaaataataaaatgaatgaAGATGAATAGGTAGTAGCTTTAATTTAGGTGGGGAAGAgtgtataattattattatttcttggGTGGAAATCGAAGGGTTGCAATtttggagaaaaagaaaaaactagaAAAATTTCATAAGTAAGATTTGAACCCGGGTTGGAAGGGGGGCTAACAACTAAAATAACCACTAAGCTATTGATGATTATtaataattagaaaattatatatatatatattatataaagacaataaagttgaggggggGCTCGAGCCCCCCCTAAGCCTATACTAAATCCGCCGGTGGTCCCGTTGACACTCCTATTgtattcaactgtaaactagaaAACTCTGATGAttaagttccagttgataaagaacaatatcagcaccttgtgggtaaattgatttacttatctcaTACTTGTCTTGATATTTCCTTTGTTGTGAGTGCTGTCAGCCGGTTTATGTAGGCTCCCTATGAAAAACACATGGAAGCTGTCAAAAGAATTATGAGATACTTAAAAACAACACCTGGTAAATGGTTGATGTCTAGAAAGACAAATaaaaagaccattgaggcatatactgactcggaTTGAACAGGATCTGTTATTGACAGAAAGTTTAcctccggttattgtacctttgtttggggcaatcttgtaacttggaggagtaagaagcaaagtgttatGGCCAGGAGCAATGCTGAGGCCGAATATAGAGCTATGggtttgggaatatgtgaggaaatttggctccaaaAAGTCATGtctgatcttcatcaggaatgtaagactccattgaagctcttttgtgataataaagctgctattagtattgctaacaacctagttcaacatgatagaactaaaacatgttgagattgatcgatatttcatcaaagaaagacttgacagtgggagCATATGCATTCTGTACATCCCTTTGAGCCGACAGGTTGCTGATGTcctcaccaaggggcttctcagaccaaactttgacttttgtgttagcaagttgggcctcattgatatttacgtcccaacgTGAGGGGAAGTGTTAGAACTATTATAATTAGTGGGCTTAGCCCATTGGGAAGATTtaccctaaatattctttccttttttatctttttgtacttttctatttattccctcttgtaccttttgtattaatatcagaaaataataaaactaaaagaatcgtggtttttctcctaGTTCTCGGGTTTTCATGTAAGCCGATTTtttgtttattgctttcaatagaTTCTAACACCTTGATTTCTAACTTAGGTAGCTACTTTAAGTGTTGTACTTATTATGGATCTAAGTTGGATAAATTTAAGAGATCAAACTTGTACTGAAAATTCTAATGGGCTAACTTTATCAAAACTACAACTTATTATTTAGACAAGAGGGAAGAACAAGATATCCTTATTCAAATTGTGTGAACATCAATTGGAAGAACAAGATGTCCTTATTTGTATAAATATGGCATGTCCCCGACTTATAAGTGATGAATATTCCATGAAGATACTGTTGATCTTTCTCCATTTTTTAGATCTAATTAAAGATTTCTAGGTGTTACGTTTTCCAATTCAAGTGAATGTAGAGAAGAAAATGTAAATCTTAGAGAAAACATTGAAATTAGAGATATAAAAGATGATGAGATGCTAGAGATGATTCATGATTTACATGAGCCAATGTTTGAAGAAACTACAAGGGATTCAAACGAGCAAGATAAGTCTGATAGAATATGGAGTGTTTTCTGAAGTAGAAGGGGAGTGATAATCGGGATGTCTAAAGCTcactttgtttaattttttagtgaAACTTATGCACATTAAGGTTAGAGCGACAAATCCTTTGATATATTGctttaattattaaatgaagccTTTCCTGATGGTGTGAAGCTACTTGCCTCCTACTATGAAGCTAAGAAAAGACTACATGGGATGGGATATGAATCAATTCATATGTGCAAATTTGATTGTGCTCTATTTTGGAAAGATTATGCATCACTTGACAAATATCCGCATTGTGTAGAGTCTAAATATAGGTTGAATGATAGTCCACATAGGTGTTGAGATATTTTCCACTAAAGGCAAGGTTGCAAAGATTATTTGTTTATAACATACCGCAGAGAATATGAGGTGGCATAAAGATAAGAGGTGTGAAATTGAAGGCATACTTCGACATCCCGCTGATGCTGGGGTTGGAAACATTTCGATGACCAATATCCTTGTTTGCTTCAGATGCTTGAAATGTCATATTAGCACTTTATTCTAATGGGTTTAATCCATTTGGAAACATGAGTTACATCATACAACATGTGGCTGGTTATACTCATTCCATACAACTTGCCTCCTTGGAAGTGTATGAAAGCACCGTCATTTACTTTTCTATCTTTACTTATTCCTGGTCCAAGGTCTCTTGGTAAAGAAATTGATATTTACTTACAACCATTGATAGACGACTTAAATGAGTTGTGAGTGGATAATATTCTAATCATTGATAGAAAGGGAACTATGTGAACGAGTATTAGGTAAGCGGTTGAGGCATGTGAATAATAATtgattttctaaattaaaaaaactgTAGAATTTTTTAATGGCGCTAAATATTGATTTTAATATGCTACAAAAGATGTTTGTAATGGTCACAAATTAACCTTTAGTAATAACATTATCTGCCACTAAAACATCGCCTTTAAAGAGAAATGTACTATGTCACTAAAAGAAGATAAATAGTAAGAACAAATATGTTACTAAAAGTAAGCATTTAGTAATGCACAAATATCAGTAAAAACACACATTTTGCAACGCGCATTTGTTGCGTCACTAAAACTTTTATCTACGCGAATACTACGACAGTCCTAGTGACGCATGTCACCATATCGCTAATACTTTTAGTAGTGTTTTTTCCGTTTTAGTAACATTTTTGTACGCCACTAAAAACTCAAGTTCTTGTAGATAAATATCCAACTCGATATCTTTTCACGAGTCAACTTTAGAATCAGCTCCTTCAACACGAAAATTAATGATCTGACGGTATTTGTAATGCTTTATTTTGGTCTCTTGCATTTTGACAACTGAATAAGTTGTTTCTCCATCGGTTACTCCAGCATGTCTCCAACATCAGAGTCTGGAAATAGATAAATTTTTTCCTATCTTCTTTAAGAGTTGGGTGTCGTTTCTATCGCCATCTTGCTTTCTTTcaacttttgtttcttttcatttagagaaagatttcaatggaGTCACATGAACGACCATAAACCCTTTTATGACACTATCCACGATCTTTTAAGTATTGTTAATTTCATTCTTCGAAATAAGAAAATCTTTGTTCTTCTGTTGGCAATACTTAGCTCCATATCACGGGCATGAGTCGCCAATTtcgtgcgaggttttattcctTGCAAGATGCAAAGAAGCTCTGAgtgcatgccttgggtgcacatcttCATTGCAATCTAAGCTTAGAGCTCTCAACCGGTTTAGGTAGTCGATGACTATCTCTCTCTTTCGCTACTTAGTTGCTTGTCAGCTCCAGCTCCATCATGCTCACGATACATCTAGGTTCCATTCGCTGCTTGGTATTTGTCAGctccatcatgctgacgatACAC
This genomic window contains:
- the LOC103503287 gene encoding uncharacterized protein LOC103503287, giving the protein MTFQASEANKDIGHRNVSNPSISGMSKYAFNFTPLIFMPPHILCALKIPSSTSSWLASCSTLFPNLQGLPFRGHDETEDSKNQGNFLELLQWLCNHNKDIEAISLKNAPENLKLTAPDIQKDIVNCIAVEIVNSIIQDIGDKLFSILIDESKDISSKEKMSIVLRYVDKGCVIKQFVGIVHVTDTSSLSLKEAIDGFFSIHGLSMTSLRGQGYDGASNMRGEFNGLKTLILRENECAFYIHCFSHQLQLALVAIAKNHVEIVGLFLLVVNVVNVIGASAKRRDMLREKHSANTFEALNNGELSSGRGLNQETMIKRPGDTRWGSHYITLVRCISMFSSICEVLEIIIDDGSNSEQKYEAKRKDHDIVNAMNLVKICKVRLQLMRESGWQSLLDEVSSFCNKHVIDMQLQELNNRFSEKSTELLLCVACLNPSNSFTVFDRQKLICLAQFYPRDFSTTELLILEDQLQNYIIDVCSDNMFVRLTSIGDLSQKMVITAKDKVYPLVYRLLTLALILPVTTATVERTFSAMSIIKTQLRNRMEDQWMHDCLVAYIERDLFDKIDNEAIMYRFQNMKSRRGQL